In Geoalkalibacter ferrihydriticus DSM 17813, the sequence TCCATGGGCTGGTGGTTCTCGGCCTGGTCAATGCCGCGATTTCCATTTTCTTCTATCTGAAGATTGTGCGTGCCGCCTACCTGAGCGCGGAAGAGGGTGGCGAAACTCTGTCCCTGGGATTCGGCACCCGCCTGCTCGGCTATGTGCTGATTCTGGCCATCGTCCTGCTGGGTGTGTTGCCCCAGGGTTTTCTGGCCCTGGCCAAGGCGGCGGTGGCGATTTTATAGCTTTTTACCCCCCCCTAACCAACGTCATTGCATCCCTGGGCCAGTGCGCTTTGGCCGCTGGCTGCAGCGTTGCAGCAATCTTTGGCCATAAAAATTACCGTCGATGTCCCCCTCTCTCGACGCATCATGGCGCAAGATCTGAAAAATATTCTGCAGCTTATTTTCCGCGTTTGCCGGTATAATTCGCTTCACCTTAGGGCCATTTCGACTGTTTTCATGGAGGTCTATGGAGCGAGATCAGATCATTGCCCGCAATCGCGAGGAATACGGCGAGCGTTACGCGCTGCTGAAATTTCCCACTGCGGAACAGGCCGCCGCGGCGCGTGCCCGGCGCGACGAACTTCTCAACGCGCTGGCGGGCAAGGCGGCCATCGGTTGTGGCGGCACCAAGCTCGACTGCAACCGCCTCGCGCCCGGTTGTGCTATTTGCGTAGCGGGCGCCTGGTCGTGCCTGTTTATCAACGGCAAGTGCAATTGCACCTGTTTCTATTGCCCCTCCGAACAGGAGCAGATTGGGCGACCCATCACCAACTCCCTTGAATTTCCCGAGCCTCAAGACTATGTCGATTATATCGCCACCTTCGGCTTCCGCGGTGTGAGTTTCAGCGGCGGGGAACCTCTGCTCACTCCCGAGCGCACTCTGAGTTATCTCAAGGCGGTCAAGAAGCGCTTCGGCGGCGTTGTCCACACCTGGCTCTACACCAACGGGACCTTGCTTACTGGGGAGATTCTTGGGCAGCTGCGCGACGCGGGTCTCGACGAGATCCGTTTCGATATCGGCGCCACCGATTATCATCTCACCAAGGCCGCGTCTGCGGTGGCGATGATTCCCACCGTGACGGTGGAAATTCCCGCAGTACCTGAAGAAAAGGAACAGCTCCGCGTCAAAATCAGGGAAATGGCCGCGCAAGGCATCGCCCACCTCAATCTGCACCAACTGCGTTTGACCCCGTATAGTTTCGATAAATTTCAGGGACGCGGCTACACCTTTCTGCATGGCGAAAAGGTTACCGTCCTTGAATCGGAACTCACCGCCCTGGAATTGCTGCGCGACAGTCTCGCCGGCGACATCGACCTGCCCATCAACTACTGCTCTTTTGTCTACAAAAATCGCTGCCAGGCCCAGGCGGCGCGTCGACGCAACGGTCCATTCGTCAAAAAGGAACATGAGGCTTTAAGTACGGCGGGATACATCCGCAGCCTGGCGTTGACCGGCAGCCCAGAAGGGCTCCAGCGCCGGTGCCGGGATTTTGAGCAACACGGCGCCGCCGCCGGGATGTGGAATCTGAGCCGCGCCAAGGACCGTCTGTTCTTTCACCCCGACCTGGTGCACCTGGTGGCCGTGGATGAGCAGGAACTGCGCGTGAGTTATGCTGAGGCGGCGCAGCGGGCGGCGGTCAGCTACCGCAACCCTTTTACCGAGGTGCGTATCAATGGGGGACGCAAGATCATTATCGAGCGCCGCGCGGTTTGCAACGAAACCACTCTGACCGGCGGCAAGGCAATGGATTTTCTTCACAATTTGCGGAATGGGGGGGATTTCTCGCAATTTTCCGCCATCCAGCCCTATGAGGTTCTCAAGGAGGGGCTGCAGGATTACTTTTGAGAGCGTTGCTGATTGTTTGCTGCGCAGGGGGTGCTCAAGATGTAAGCACCTGTTGGGTGCGGCGGGAACCGTGAGGCACCTGCGATCTTTTGAAAAACCTTGATTTTACAGAGTGTTGTCCGATACGTGGAGATTTGGCACACCCCCTGCTAATAGAGAAGACGTAAGCAGGCACGAAGACGTGCCTCACGCATTTCAGTCAGGCAATGGCGCCCGCTGGGATCATCGCGATCCCGCGGGCTTTTTGTTTGTTCACAGCTCAGGTATTCATTTTGCGGCGCCACGGCGGAGCCGCAACAGGCAAAGAGGCCTCATCCGAATTTTTTCGGGTGGGGCTTTCTATTTTTTGCGACGTCTGGTCGCTGCTTCCCGCGAATTCAATGGCGATGCCGCCTGGGAAGAGTCGTCCCCGCGCCGCACATCCACCGTAAACAGGAGAATCATCATGAGAGAGAAAAAGCTGCGTCAGATCGCAATCTACGGCAAAGGCGGCATCGGCAAATCCACCACCACCCAGAACACCGTCGCGGGTCTGGCCGCCCTCGGTCAAAAAGTTTTGATCATCGGCTGCGACCCCAAGGCCGACTCGACCCGCCTGATCCTGCACGCAAAGGCGCAGGCCACGGTTATGGACAAGGTGCGTGAACTGGGAACCGTTGAGGATCTGGAGCTTGACGATGTGCTCAAAGTCGGCTACGGCGGCGTCAAGTGCGTCGAATCCGGCGGTCCCGAGCCGGGCGTCGGTTGCGCCGGCCGCGGCGTCATCACCGCCATCAACTTCTGTGAGGAAGAAGGCGCCTACACCGACGATCTCGATTACGTTTTCTACGACGTTCTCGGCGACGTGGTGTGCGGCGGCTTCGCCATGCCCATCCGTGAAAACAAGGCGGAAGAGATTTATATCGTTGTTTCCGGCGAGATGATGGCCATGTACGCCGCCAACAATATCTGCAAAGGCATCGTCAAATACGCCTCTTCGGGCAGCGTGCGCCTCGCCGGCCTGATCTGCAACAGCCGCAACACCGACCGCGAGGCCGATCTTATCGAGGCCCTGGCCGAGCGTCTCGGCACCCAGATGATTCACTTCGTGCCCCGCGACAACCAGGTGCAGCGCGCCGAACTGCGGCGCATGACGGTTATCGAATATTCTCCCGAACATCAGCAGGCCGAAGAGTATCGCCAGCTGGCACAGAAGATTGCAGAAAACAAGAAACTGGTAATTCCCACGCCGCTGGAGATTGAAGAACTCGAAGATCTGCTCATGGAGTTCGGCATCATGGAAGCCGAAGACGAAACCATCGTCGGCAAGGCTGAAAACGCCTGACGCGGCTTTGTAGGGGCGACGCATGCGTCGCCCAGGGCAAGGCATGCCTTGCCCCTACGGGAAACATGGATCAACACCCACAAACAGGAGCTGCTTATGTATCAGCCTGGTGATAAAGACCCTAAGGTCAAGCCCGAAGTCGAGGGCCTGAGCAAGGAAAAAGCCGCAAAGCTTATCGAGGAAACTCTCGAGCTCTACCCGGCCAAAGCCAAGAAAAAGCGCGCGCCTCATCTCGCCGCCAACGATCCGGAGGATAAGGGTTGCGCGGTGCGCTCCAACAAGAAAACCGTGCCCGGCGTCATGAGCGCGCGCGGCTGCGCCTACGCCGGAGCCAAGGGCGTGGTGTGGGGGCCGATCCGCGACATGGTGCACATCAGCCACGGACCGGTGGGTTGCGGCTGGTACAGTTGGGGCACGCGCCGCAACCTGACCAAGGGTGTGCCGGGCGTTTCGACCTTTTCCGGCATGCAGTTCACCTCGGACTTTCAGGAAAAAGACATCGTTTACGGCGGTGACAAGAAGCTTGAAAAAATCTGCCGCGAGGTCACCGAGCTTTTCCCCCTGGCCAAGGGCGTTTCGGTACTCTCGGAGTGCCCGGTGGGCCTCATCGGTGACGACATCAACGCCACCGCCAAGAAAATGGCCGGCGAACTCGAGCTGCCGGTAATCCCCTGCAATTGTGAAGGATTCCGCGGCGTGTCCCAGTCCCTGGGCCACCACATTTCCAACGACAGCATCCGCGACCATGTCATCGGCACCCGCGAATTCGAGGAAGAGGCGGGGCCCTACGATATCGCCCTGATCGGCGACTACAACATCGGCGGAGATATCTGGGCGGCGGTCAAGGTCCTTGAAGAGATCGGTCTTAACGTCAAGGCCCAGTGGACCGGCGACGGCCAGATCGAGCACATCGCCGCGACCCACAAGGTCAAGCTCAACCTGATCCATTGCTACCGTTCCATGAACTATATGTGCAAGGTCATGGAAGAGAAGTACGGCATTCCCTGGCTCGAATTCAACTTCTTCGGCCCGACCAAGATCAAGGAAAGCCTGCGCGCCATCGCCGAGCGCTTCGACGACAAGATCAAGGAAAACGTCGAGCGGGTCATCGCCAAGTACGATCCCATCATGCAGGCGATCATCGACGAATACCGCCCACGTCTCGAGGGCAAGAAGGTCATGATCTTTGTCGGCGGTCTGCGGCCGCGTCACACTATCGGCGCCTACGAAGATCTGGGGCTGGTCTGTGTCGGTTCGGGTTATGAATTTGCCCATACCGACGACTACGACCGCACCTATCCCGAAATGCCCAAAGGTTCTCTGGTGTTCGACGACGCCTCGGAGATGGAGCTGGAAATCTTCGCCAAGGAGATCAAGCCCGATCTGGTCGCTTCCGGCATCAAGGAAAAGTACGTCTTCCAGAAGATGGGGCTGCCCTTCCGCCAGATGCACAGCTGGGATTATTCGGGGCCTTATCACGCCTATGAGGGTTTTGAAATCTTCGCCCGTGATATCGACATGGCCATCAACAGCCCGACCTGGAACCTGGTGAAGTCACCGTTCTAAAAAATTATTCACCGCTGAGAGCGCAAAGAGCGCAGAGAAAAATAGAAATATTAATCTCAAAGTCTTGCTCAGCGATCTCGGCGTTCTCGGCGGTGAAAATAAAAAGGAGTCATGCCATGAGCGAAGCCGTTAAAAAAGTCACCGAAATCACCCCCGAAGAAGAAGCGCGGGTGCTGGAATGGACCAAGTCCAAGGACTACCTTGAAAAAAACCTGGCGCGTGAGGGGACGGTCATCAATCCCGCCCATGGTTGCCAGCCGGTCGGTGCCCAGCTTGCCGCGCACGGTTTTGAAGGCAGCTTGCCATTTGTGCACGGCTCTCAGGGCTGCGCCTCCTATTACCGCTCGACTCTCAATCGCCATTTTCGCGAGCCGGCGCCGGCCGTGTCCGACTCCATGACCGAGGACGGCGCCGTGTTCGGCGGCCAGAACAACCTGTTCGAAGGCCTGGAAAACGCTTATGCCCTCTATAAGCCGAAAATCATGCCGATTTTCACCTCGTGCATGCCCGAGATCATTGGTGACGACCTGACCGCCTTCATCAGGAACGCGCGGAACAAAGGCCATATCCCCGAAGATTTTCCGGCGCCTTACGCCAATACGCCCAGTTTCAACGGGACCCACATCCATGGCTACGACGCCATGCTCAAAGCGATTCTTGAGGACCTGACCGCGGGCAAGCGCGTCGATGGCGCCTGCACCGGCAAGCTCAACCTGATCGCGGGCTTTGACGCCTGTACCGGCAACTATCGCGAATACAAGCGCCTGCTCGATGAGATGGACGTACCCCATACCATCCTCGCCGATATTTCCGAGGTTTTCGATTCGCCCCTGGACGGCGAGTACCATATGTACCCCGGCGGCACGCCCCTGGAAGATGCGGCCGCGTCCGTCAACGGCAAAGCGACCATCTCTCTGCAAAAGTACGCAACCGCCAATACCATGAAGTTCGTCAAGCAGGAGTATGCCGGCAAGCATGAAGTGCTGCCCATGCCCATCGGCGTGCAGGCCACAGACACTTTCCTGCTCAAAGTGTCCGAGCTGTTCGGCAAGCCGGTGCCCGAGTCCATCAAGGCCGAACGCGGCCGCTTGGTCGATGCCATGACCGACGCTCATCAGTATCTGCACAACAAGAAATTCGCCATTTACGGCGACCCTGATCAGTTGCTGGCCCTTGCGGGCTTTCTGCTGGAAATGGGCGCCAAGCCCTACCACGTGCTCTGCTCGCGCGCCACCAAGAAATTTGAGAAGGAGATGCGTGAGCTGCTCGACGCCTCGCCCTACGGTAAGGGCTGCCATGTGTGGGTCAACAAGGATCTCTGGCACCTGCGCAGCATTCTGTTCAACGACCCCGTGGACATGATGATTGGCGACACCCACGGCAAACTCGCCGCCCGCGATACCGGCACGCCGCTGATCCGCGTTGGTTTCCCCATTATCGATCGGGTCAACATTCATCGCTATCCCGTTATCGGCTATCAGGGCGCCCTCAACCTGCTGACCTGGATCGCCAACAAGTTTCTCGACATCAAGGATGACACCTGCGAAGACCAGTGGTTCGAGATGATGAGATAGAACACACGGGACGAGAATCGCGGGACGCGGAACCTGAGCTGCCGCGTCCCGCGAAAACTCGGCCTTTAGCGCAGGCAGGATTCTGAATGTTTCGGATGCGCCGCTTCGAGGTGATAGTTGGATCAAAAAAGCGAGGTCTCAGCATGAAAGTCGCATTTGCAAGCACGGACAAGACCCATATCGACGAGCATTTCGGTCAGGCCGAGCATTTTTATATCTGGGACGTAGGGCCTGAGAGCGCTGAGTTTTCCGGCGTGGTTCAGGTCAAGGCTGACGCTGACGCCCTGGGCCATTCCGACGATAAAATCGAGGCCCGCGCCGCGGCCCTGAATGACTGCGCCCTGGTCTATGTCGCCGAGATCGGCGGGCCGGCGGCGGCGCGCCTGGTGGCCAAGAAAATCCATCCCGTCAAGAGCAAGGACCGCGAGGCGATCTCGGTAGTCGTCGAAAAATTGCAGGACGTTCTGCGCAGCAGCCCGCCGCCCTGGCTGCGTAAAGCCATGCTCAAGGGTGAGCGGCCCGCGATATAAAATCAAAAAAAATCGTAACCATTCAGCTGCAACGTCCGACAGCACCGCAGGGGGCGGCGGCTGAGTGCTTCGGCAAATGTTTGAGCCGCAGGCGAGTTTTTGCCGCACGCGATGCCGCCGTCCCCTGCGGCGCCTGCTTAACAGTTACATAAAATCATTCACCGCAGAGAGCGCGAAGAACGCGGAGGCAGGCCTGGGGTAAATCCTGAAAAGGGACATGGCCTTCTTTGGGATTTTTCTCGGCGTTCTTTGCGCTCTTTGCGGTGGAAAATCTTCTCGCATCCATCGAAAAAGGAGAATCACCATGGCTTATCTGACCGGAAAAACCAAAGGGGGCAAGGACTGGACCCCCAACTTTATCGAAGCCATCGATGCGGAAAAGTGCATCGGTTGCGGCCGCTGTTACAAAGCCTGCTCGCGCAACGTGTTCGCGCCGGAAGATTTCGAGGATGAAGAAACGGAATCCCTGCGCATGATCATGACCATCGCCAATGACCAGAACTGCATCGGCTGCGTGGCCTGTGGCGTGGCCTGCTCCAAAAAGGCTTTCAGCTTTAAGCCGCTGGCCATCTGACCCGGGGAGGCACCTATGCTCATCGCCGTTGCATCAAAATCCGGTACGCTGGTCGACCAGCATTTCGGCCACGCCGAGCGCTTTCTCATTTATGATTGCGCCGGCGGAAAACCGCAGCTGGTGGACCAGAAACCCGTGGAGAAATACTGTTCCTTCGACCCCGACCACCCGTTTCGCGAAGACAAATTCAGCGCCATCCTCGCCGCCCTCGCGGGCTGCCGCGCCGTGGTCAGCGCCCAGATCGGCGAGCTGCCCAGGCAGGAACTGGAAAAACGCGGAATCTCCGCCATCAGCGCCGTCGGTCCCATCGACCAGGCGATCCTGGCGGCCCATGGCACCCTGTGCGGCTGCGGCGGTGGTTGCGGGCCTAACAACTGCTGAGTTTCTGCACAAATTCGATTCATCCTGAGAGTGCAATTGCCCAAGGCTTGGGCAGGCTGGTTTTTGCGAGATTCCAGCCTGCCCATTTTTTTATGTAAAAACGGCCTGTTAGCCGTTTTGTCCAGGTTGGCACAGCCAATGCAGTTAAGGAAGTCGACACAAGGTTGTGTCACTCATAACAGGCAACGAAGCCCCGCATCTCAAGCTGAGATGGCGGGGCTTTATCGTTACGGACCAGGCAAGGGCGCTTTCCGCACAACGGAAGAGCGCCCTTGCGCGTTTTTACTTATAAGGAGACCGATCATGAGCAAATCCTGCCCGATGATGGCCATGAAGAAACAGAGTGAGCATCCCTGCTTCGGCGGCGACCATGACAAGGCCGGGCGCGTGCATCTGCCCGTGGCGCCGGGCTGCAACATCAAGTGCGGGTTCTGCGAGCGCAAGTTCGACTGCGCCAACGAAAGCCGCCCCGGCGTCACCAGCCGGCTTCTCACGCCCGCCGAGGCCCTGGAGCGGGTGCGGCTGTTGCTGCGCCACCCCAAGGTCGGCGACAAGTTGCGCGTGGTCGGCATTGCCGGCCCCGGCGATCCGCTGGCCAATGAAAAGACCTTTGAAACCTTCCGGCTGGTCAAGGATGCCTATCCTGACATGATGCTGTGTCTTTCCACCAACGGCCTGCTGTTGCCCGAACGCATCGATGAGATTGCTGCCCTCGACGTGCACAGTCTCACCGTCACCATCAACGCCCTCACCGCCGAGACCGGCGCCAGGGTTTATGAATGGGTGCGCTATCAGGGCGCGGTGCTGCGCGGCGAGCAAGGCGCGGCCCTGCTTCTCGAAAAACAGCTCGCCGGACTTGAAGCGGCCGCGGGGCGCGGCCTGTTGGTCAAGGTCAATCACGTCTACATCCCCGGCGTCAACGATCATGAAACTCTCGATCTGGCCGTTAAGGTACGCAATCTCGGCGCGACCCTGATGAACATCATCCCGGTCATCCCCATCGGCCTGTTCAAGGACATCAAGCCGCCCTCCGATGCAGTGATGGAGATGGTACGCAACCAGGCTGAATTGATTCTCTCCCAGGCCCGCCACTGCCGCCAGTGCCGCGCCGATGCCGCCGGGCTGGTGGGCCAGGACATCGATCTGACGGAGTTGCATGCGCAGGCCGGTTAAAAATAGGAGAAGGATTATGCGCCTTGGGGTCGGGTTGTTGGGATGTACGTTGTTGTTCCAGTTGTTTTGCGCAGGGGCGGTTAGGGCAGCTGAAGTGCGGGTGTCGGCGGCGGCGAGCATGGCCGAGGCCCTCAGGGAAATCGCCGCCGCTTACACGCAGATGTCTCCCGCTGAGGTGGTGATCGCCAATTTCGGGGCATCAGGCGCTCTGGCGCGGCAAATCGAGCAAGGTGCTCCGGCCGATCTTTATCTCTCGGCGAATGCGCAGTGGGTGGAGTATCTGATCGCCGCCGGCCGAATCGCAGGTGAGGATGTTCGCACCCTGGCCGGAAACTCCCTGGTGTTCGTGGGGCGTTCAGGTCTCGAAGTCACCACCCTGGCGGATCTCTCCGCGCTGGGGCGCATCGCCCTGGTCAACCCGCGCAGCGCGCCCGCCGGGGAATATGCCCAACAGGCCCTGGATGCCGTCGGCGTCTACGCCGCCCTTGCCGGCAAGCTGGTCATGGCCCAGGATGTACGCCAGGCCGTCGTCTACGCCGATCGCGGTGAAGTCGACGGCGCACTGGTCTATAAATCCGACGCTCTCCTTGCCCGCCAGGCCGTCATTCTTCACGAAGTGCCGGCTCATCTTCATAACGAAATCAGCTACCCTGCGGCCCTCACCACCAGCGGCCGCAATAATCCCAACGCCGTTGCCTTCTTCAATTTTCTGCAAAGCGACACGGCTCGCCGAATCCTGCACAGTTACGGTTTCATCGTCGAAGAAGAGGTTCTCCCGCAAATGACCAAGGACCAATGACAAGGGACGGTTTTCATGTTCGATTTCACCCCCACGGACTACCAGGCCATGGCCCTTTCAGCGAAGGTGGCGCTTGTCGCGACCATGCTTTCGCTGCCTTTGGGCTTTGCCGCCGCCTGGCTGCTGGTGTTCAGTCGCGTACCCGGCAAGGCGCTCATCGACGGGATCATCAACTTGCCTCTGGTGCTGCCGCCGGTGGTGGTGGGCTACCTGCTGCTGCTCACCCTGGGCAGCCAGGGGTGGCTGGGCGGATTGCTCGACGCTTGGGGGATTCGCGTTATTTTCACCTGGAAGGCGGCAGTGCTGGCCTCCATGGTGGTGGGTTTTCCCCTGCTGGTGCGCTCCATCCGCCTCGGCATGGAGAGCATCGACGAGCGTTTGATCCAGGCCTCGCGGACCCTGGGGGCGCCTTGGTATGATACGCTCCTGACCGTGATCCTGCCCCTTTCGACCCGCGCCCTGATTGCCGGTGCGACCCTGATGTTCGCCCGCAGCCTCGGAGAATTCGGCGCCACCATCATCGTCGCCGGCAACATCCCCGGCGTGACCCAGACCATCCCTCTGGCCATTTACGATTACACCAACACCCCGGGCGGCGACCGCATGGCTCTGGCCCTGTGCGCGGTGTCCATCCTGCTGGCCCTTGCGGTACTGTTGTTCAACGAGGGCCTGGTCAAACGCTTCAAGCGGGGAGAACTGCGATGAAGCTCGAGGTGTCGGTGCGCAAACGCTATGAAAACTTTTCCTTTGAAGCTGATTTTTCCGTGCAGGGCGCGCGCATCGGCGTGTTCGGTCCCTCGGGCAGCGGCAAATCCACCCTGATGCATCTGCTTGCCGGGCTGCTGCCCGCCGACGCGGGCTTCATCCACCTGGACGGGGTGCCCCTGTATCAGAGCGCGCGCGGTATTGAGGTGCCCGCGCGCAAGCGGCGCATCGCCGTGGTGTTTCAGCATGCCCATCTGTTTCCCCATCTGAGCGTGCGCGCCAATCTTCTGTACGGCTACAAGCGCATTGCCCGGGCCGAGCGGCGCATCGACCCCGACACCCTGTGCGAGGTGCTTCACCTTGGGCCGCTACTCGGGCGTGGCGTCAATGCTCTTTCCGGAGGCGAGCGCCAGCGCGTGGCCCTGGGGCGGGCGGTGCTTGCCCATCCGCGCCTGATCCTCATGGATGAGCCTGTGACCGGGCTCGACGAGGGGCTCAAGTACCAGATTTTGCCCTATCTCAAGCAGACCTTCGCCGCCTTCGGCATCCCCCTGATCTTCATCAGTCACTCTCTCACCGAAATGCGCCTGATGACCGACGAGGTGCTGGAGTTCGAGGACGGGCGCCTGACGGCCCAGTCCGGCGTGGAAGACCTGGCGCGGCGCCGCCTGGCCTCAAGCCCGGTGGGTTACATCAATCATCTGCGGCTCGAAGACGGCCGTGCCCAGAGCGATCTGTGGGATTATCGCTGGGGAGAGAATCGTCTGATTCTCTCCAGCGGCAACGGTGTTGGGGGCGGAGGGGTTTTCGAGCTCTCCTCCAAGGATGTCACCCTGTTCAAACAGCATCCGGAGGCCACGAGCGCGCGCAACATTCTGCGCTGTCGGGTGAGCGGGATTTTCCCGGCCGGCAACCGGGTGGGCGTTGATCTTGACTGCGGCGGCGCGAAGCTTGTATCTCAGGTGGTGGGGGAGGCGGCGCGGGATCTGGAGCTGCATCCCGGGCGCGAGTTGTTCGCCGTGATCAAGGCGTCGGCGTTCCGGCGTCTGTGTTAACACTGGGGAGGTCGAAAGATGATACTCATCGTCGAGCCGGATGCGCACTGTCCCGCCGGGTTTTACGGCGCATTGCTCAACGCCTGGGCGGTGCCTCAAGAGACCTGGCGGCCCTATGTCGACGCACGGGTCCCCTCGCCGGCGGCCGCGCGCGGGGTCATCGTCCTCGGTGGGGCCATGGGCGTGCATGACGAGGCGCAATATCCCTTCCTGCCTTTGGTGAAGCAGATGCTCTGGGACGTCATCCGTCGGGATATTCCCTGCTTGGGCATTTGTTTGGGCGGACAGTTGTTGGCGCAGGTGCTGGGCGCGAAGGTTCATTCGCAACGCCATGGCGAGCACGGCTGTGCCAGCGTTCAACTCACCGCTGCCGGCCGCCGCGATCCGTTGTTCGGCGGTTTGCCTTCTCCCTTTTCCACCTTCCACTGGCACAACGACAGCTTCGAAATTCCCCAGGGTGCAACGCACCTGGCCTTTACGCCAACCTGCGCCGGCCAGGCTTTCCGTCGGAGCAACGCCTGGGGCGTACAGTTTCACCCCGAGGTTGATGCCGCCATCGTCGACGACTGGCGGCAACGGATTCACGCCGATCCAGCCGTTGTCAACGCGTTCTGCAGCCGGCAGGCGCGGTTGCAGGCCGTGGGCGAACATCTGCTGCGCAATTTTGTGCAAATCACCGACTCCCTACCGCCAATTGCCTGAATCCTGGGCGAACTTTTTGTCATTTCACCGGGATTGCCAGGCCCTCCCCTGTGGCTGCGGCGAATAAAACCGACCAAGAAAAAAATATTTTAATTGCTTTTAATTTTTAAATTTATTTTAAATTCCGGGATTTGCGGGCTAACTATGACAAAGTTGGTAATCATCCGGGCCTTTCCTCTGTTGTATACGTGCGCGATTGGTGTGTGTTTTGCAAAATGCCTGACGCTGCCTTTTTTTAGACATCTATCGGTAATTTAACGCGGAGGATGGCATGAAGGATTTCAGGTTGGGCGTAAAGTTGATGAGCGGGTTTGTTCTAGTCGGCTTGATCACCCTTGCCGTCGGCGGCATTGGTGTCAACGGCCTCAAATCATTACAAGGCGATATCGAAATTCTGGGTCGGGAGAAACTGCCGTCTGTTGAACATCTCTATACCATCAA encodes:
- the modB gene encoding molybdate ABC transporter permease subunit — encoded protein: MFDFTPTDYQAMALSAKVALVATMLSLPLGFAAAWLLVFSRVPGKALIDGIINLPLVLPPVVVGYLLLLTLGSQGWLGGLLDAWGIRVIFTWKAAVLASMVVGFPLLVRSIRLGMESIDERLIQASRTLGAPWYDTLLTVILPLSTRALIAGATLMFARSLGEFGATIIVAGNIPGVTQTIPLAIYDYTNTPGGDRMALALCAVSILLALAVLLFNEGLVKRFKRGELR
- the modC gene encoding molybdenum ABC transporter ATP-binding protein, with protein sequence MKLEVSVRKRYENFSFEADFSVQGARIGVFGPSGSGKSTLMHLLAGLLPADAGFIHLDGVPLYQSARGIEVPARKRRIAVVFQHAHLFPHLSVRANLLYGYKRIARAERRIDPDTLCEVLHLGPLLGRGVNALSGGERQRVALGRAVLAHPRLILMDEPVTGLDEGLKYQILPYLKQTFAAFGIPLIFISHSLTEMRLMTDEVLEFEDGRLTAQSGVEDLARRRLASSPVGYINHLRLEDGRAQSDLWDYRWGENRLILSSGNGVGGGGVFELSSKDVTLFKQHPEATSARNILRCRVSGIFPAGNRVGVDLDCGGAKLVSQVVGEAARDLELHPGRELFAVIKASAFRRLC
- a CDS encoding type 1 glutamine amidotransferase, whose protein sequence is MILIVEPDAHCPAGFYGALLNAWAVPQETWRPYVDARVPSPAAARGVIVLGGAMGVHDEAQYPFLPLVKQMLWDVIRRDIPCLGICLGGQLLAQVLGAKVHSQRHGEHGCASVQLTAAGRRDPLFGGLPSPFSTFHWHNDSFEIPQGATHLAFTPTCAGQAFRRSNAWGVQFHPEVDAAIVDDWRQRIHADPAVVNAFCSRQARLQAVGEHLLRNFVQITDSLPPIA